The Nitrospira tepida genome includes a window with the following:
- a CDS encoding putative maltokinase has protein sequence MERLRVQEHWSDVFGLGGRAELERVLPSALPSVRWFADKAREVRSATVQEAVPFAHGTTLSYLTLIEVRFTDGDAKTYVLPWSFSPDRLPGSDQGKGPSLVVPVEIEDGPVPSSGFLYDALWDEGFVWALLDLIESSGRIAAHGGWIAGSRPDRMEGRAERGGGIGAASSGKRPNCSVMAAEQSNSSVVVGGQRMLKLYRQLGEGINPELEIGRVLTTMRFPHSPALLGSMEYGRPDREPVTLAIVQRFVRNQGDAWRFSLGAAQEFFSRVAARGLSRCPAQFAGPSPLDWSDEDCPDLVRELIGSYLGSAERLGARTAELHVALAQASANVNFAPEPATHEYWTMRYESQARLTERALALLRAQSHRLPAAVREEAACVANLESVILAQFRDVMERDPAAWRIRCHGDYHLGQVLCSDGDFIIIDFEGEPARSLAERRTKHPAMVDVAGLLRSLHYVPFACLDRMRTLPGASESDPPEDREAWAECWSGWASTRFLKAYVSGVARQDLWPAEQEEAKLLLVSHLLEKAVYELAYELNNRPGWVGIPLKGILKTLELTRR, from the coding sequence GTGGAACGTCTGCGGGTGCAGGAACATTGGTCGGATGTATTCGGGCTTGGCGGGCGGGCCGAGCTCGAACGGGTGTTGCCGTCGGCGTTGCCATCGGTCCGATGGTTTGCCGACAAGGCGAGGGAAGTCCGTTCCGCGACCGTCCAAGAGGCTGTCCCCTTCGCCCATGGGACGACCCTCTCGTATCTGACCTTGATCGAAGTCAGGTTCACGGACGGGGACGCCAAAACCTATGTGCTTCCCTGGTCGTTTTCGCCGGACCGGCTCCCGGGATCGGATCAGGGGAAAGGGCCGTCGTTGGTGGTGCCGGTGGAGATCGAGGACGGGCCGGTGCCGTCATCAGGCTTCCTGTACGATGCGCTGTGGGATGAAGGATTTGTCTGGGCGCTGCTGGATCTGATCGAATCGAGCGGCCGGATTGCGGCCCATGGAGGTTGGATCGCCGGGTCCCGTCCCGACAGGATGGAAGGGAGAGCAGAGAGGGGAGGGGGGATCGGCGCGGCCTCCTCGGGAAAGCGGCCGAACTGCTCCGTCATGGCCGCGGAACAGAGCAACAGCTCGGTCGTGGTGGGCGGGCAGCGCATGCTCAAGCTCTACCGCCAACTTGGCGAAGGGATCAATCCGGAGTTGGAAATCGGCCGCGTGCTGACGACCATGCGGTTTCCCCATTCGCCGGCCCTGCTCGGCTCAATGGAGTATGGCCGTCCCGACCGGGAGCCGGTCACGTTGGCCATCGTGCAACGGTTTGTCAGAAACCAAGGAGACGCCTGGCGGTTCAGTCTCGGCGCGGCGCAGGAATTTTTCAGCCGGGTGGCCGCGCGCGGCCTGTCGCGATGTCCGGCTCAGTTTGCCGGTCCCTCGCCTCTGGACTGGTCCGACGAGGACTGTCCCGACCTGGTCCGCGAACTGATCGGGTCCTATCTGGGCTCCGCGGAACGGTTGGGCGCCAGAACCGCCGAGCTGCATGTCGCGCTGGCCCAGGCCTCCGCCAATGTGAATTTCGCGCCGGAGCCCGCGACACACGAGTACTGGACGATGCGATACGAGTCGCAGGCGAGGCTGACCGAGCGCGCCTTGGCATTGCTTCGCGCCCAGAGTCATCGGTTGCCGGCGGCTGTTCGAGAAGAAGCGGCCTGCGTCGCGAACCTGGAATCGGTGATCCTCGCGCAGTTCAGGGACGTGATGGAGCGCGATCCGGCGGCCTGGCGCATCCGCTGTCACGGCGACTACCATCTTGGGCAGGTCTTATGTTCCGATGGAGACTTCATCATCATCGATTTCGAAGGGGAGCCGGCCCGTTCGTTGGCCGAACGGCGGACCAAACATCCCGCCATGGTCGATGTGGCGGGCCTGCTGCGGTCCTTGCATTACGTTCCCTTTGCCTGCCTGGATCGGATGCGTACCCTGCCGGGCGCTTCGGAATCGGATCCGCCGGAGGACAGAGAGGCTTGGGCTGAATGTTGGTCGGGTTGGGCCAGTACCCGGTTTTTGAAGGCCTACGTGTCCGGCGTCGCTCGACAAGACCTCTGGCCCGCCGAGCAGGAGGAAGCCAAACTCCTCCTGGTCTCGCATCTCCTGGAGAAGGCGGTCTATGAACTGGCCTATGAGCTTAACAACCGTCCCGGCTGGGTCGGGATTCCGTTGAAGGGCATTCTGAAGACGCTGGAATTGACGCGTCGGTGA
- a CDS encoding mechanosensitive ion channel family protein, producing MSDIWRDTMVAAFRDTMVQIMLVLPKLLALLTFILLGIVAAWLVKMLTVRVLAAFRFDALCERFGLSAALSKAGVRRSVSQVAGRLLFWTVFLLFTFMGVDAVDLPATATLISQMMSFLPRVLAAALLLLVGVLASNFFSEAVLIAAVNAHIHEARLAATLVRWGILLFTFAMVLTQLGIANEIVVAAFSITFGGVVLALAIAVGLGSRNVARRAIERRWGGKPEHDDVDELSHI from the coding sequence ATGAGTGACATCTGGCGCGACACGATGGTCGCCGCCTTTCGTGACACCATGGTTCAAATCATGCTGGTGCTCCCGAAGCTGTTGGCGTTGCTCACGTTCATCTTGTTGGGCATCGTGGCGGCCTGGCTGGTGAAGATGCTGACGGTGCGCGTGCTCGCCGCGTTTCGCTTCGATGCGTTGTGCGAGCGCTTCGGCCTGAGCGCGGCCCTCTCGAAGGCCGGCGTGAGGCGATCCGTGTCCCAGGTGGCCGGCCGCCTGCTGTTTTGGACGGTCTTTCTGTTGTTCACCTTCATGGGAGTCGATGCGGTGGATTTGCCGGCGACGGCCACCTTGATCAGCCAGATGATGAGTTTCCTGCCGCGCGTCCTGGCCGCGGCGCTGCTGCTGCTGGTCGGGGTCCTGGCCTCGAATTTCTTTTCAGAGGCGGTGCTGATCGCCGCGGTCAACGCGCACATCCATGAGGCGCGGCTCGCGGCGACCCTGGTGCGCTGGGGAATTCTGCTGTTCACGTTCGCGATGGTGCTGACGCAACTGGGCATTGCCAACGAGATCGTGGTGGCGGCGTTCTCCATCACGTTCGGCGGCGTGGTGCTGGCCTTGGCCATCGCGGTCGGACTGGGATCGAGAAATGTGGCGCGCCGCGCGATCGAGCGCCGTTGGGGTGGTAAGCCTGAACACGATGACGTGGACGAATTGTCGCACATTTGA
- a CDS encoding efflux RND transporter periplasmic adaptor subunit, with protein sequence MTNMDQIARTWSLRAAVVSGLLLLAGCDAKGPNQATGAAVEDKKAQPGVIRVTDEEMQSAGIQVEPVVRSEFRTVRSFPGTVVPNEHALANITTLVRGRVVDVYVDLGQEVKSGALLAILYSAELGMAQSSYLKAKAKLYVAERSYQRARTLLEEKVIGLAEAQRREGEMISLRAEEREAQDRLRLLGMTEEEIQHLDREQKIRSYVPITAPFDSRVIARNLTKGEVVEVTEKLFTVADLSDVWVLANIPEKDIPFIKPSGSSGPSQLVEVLVNAYPDEVFHGKVTYVGDVLDAKTRTMNLRLELPNPERKLKPEMYATIRVYSAPEKDVLAVPESAIQRDRERKFLFVQRDPHTFELREVKLGESDGQMVKVLDGLLEGEAVVTKGAFVLKSELLGEQI encoded by the coding sequence ATGACCAACATGGATCAGATCGCGCGAACGTGGAGTCTGCGGGCCGCGGTGGTTTCCGGGCTGCTGCTGTTGGCTGGCTGCGACGCAAAGGGACCGAATCAGGCCACCGGCGCGGCGGTGGAGGACAAGAAGGCGCAGCCGGGCGTCATTCGCGTCACCGACGAAGAGATGCAGAGCGCCGGCATCCAGGTGGAACCGGTCGTGCGATCCGAGTTCCGCACGGTGCGGAGCTTCCCCGGCACGGTGGTGCCGAACGAGCATGCCTTGGCCAACATCACCACGCTCGTGCGCGGGCGTGTGGTGGACGTGTACGTCGATCTGGGGCAGGAGGTGAAGTCCGGGGCCCTGCTTGCCATTCTCTACAGCGCGGAGCTCGGCATGGCGCAGTCGTCCTATCTCAAGGCGAAAGCCAAACTGTACGTGGCCGAACGTTCCTATCAGCGCGCGCGGACCCTGCTTGAAGAAAAAGTGATCGGCTTGGCCGAAGCCCAGCGCCGCGAAGGGGAGATGATCAGCCTGCGTGCGGAAGAGCGCGAGGCGCAGGATCGGCTGCGGCTGCTCGGCATGACCGAGGAGGAAATCCAGCACCTCGACCGTGAGCAGAAGATCCGATCGTATGTGCCGATCACGGCGCCATTTGATTCACGGGTGATCGCGCGCAACCTCACGAAGGGGGAGGTGGTCGAGGTCACCGAGAAACTCTTTACCGTGGCCGACCTGTCGGACGTGTGGGTGTTGGCCAACATTCCGGAGAAAGATATTCCATTCATCAAACCCAGCGGCTCTTCCGGCCCGAGCCAGTTGGTCGAGGTGCTGGTCAATGCCTATCCGGATGAGGTCTTTCACGGGAAAGTCACCTATGTCGGGGACGTGCTCGACGCCAAGACCCGCACGATGAACCTCCGCCTGGAGCTGCCCAACCCCGAGCGGAAGCTCAAGCCGGAAATGTATGCGACGATCCGGGTCTATTCTGCGCCGGAGAAGGACGTCCTGGCCGTGCCGGAAAGCGCGATTCAGCGGGACCGGGAACGAAAATTCCTGTTTGTGCAGCGCGATCCCCACACCTTCGAGCTGCGAGAGGTCAAGTTGGGCGAATCCGACGGGCAGATGGTCAAGGTCCTGGACGGGCTCCTGGAAGGCGAAGCGGTGGTGACCAAGGGCGCATTTGTTCTTAAGTCGGAACTGCTCGGAGAACAGATCTAA
- the glgB gene encoding 1,4-alpha-glucan branching protein GlgB, which yields MTMHYGQDMTIAESRRFSEDDLHLFNEGTHFRLFDKLGAHPIEVNGGIGTHFSVWAPNAESVSVVGDFNGWDASRHMLQPSGSSGIWAGVVPGVGKGTLYKYHIRSRHNGYRVDKTDPFSFFNEIPPKTASIVWDLNYDWQDGAWMAGRRKHNALEAPLSIYEVHLGSWRRVLAEGNRSLGYRELAVPLAEYVRDAGFTHVEFLPLMDHPFFGSWGYQTTGYFAPSGFYGTPQDLMFLIDVLHQHGIGVILDWVPSHFPTDEHGLGFFDGTHLYEHAHPHQGYHPDWNTFVFNYGRNEVRSFLISSALFWLEAYHADGLRVDAVASMLYLDYSRKEGEWIPNQYGGRENLDAIGFLRRLNEEIYQRHPDVQTFAEESTAWPMVSRPTYMGGLGFGMKWDMGWMHDTLEYMQLDPIYRKFHHSNLTFRLLYAFHENFVLPLSHDEVVYGKGSLLGKMPGDDWQKFANLRLLFGYMFAQPAKKLLFMGGEFGQWSEWAHDGELEWQLLKEAPHAGLRQWVADLNRAYGAEPALHERDLDPAGFEWIDCHDAEASVISLLRKGKSTDDLVVVVCNFTPVPRLNYRIGVPRGGRWREILNSDARIYGGSGWGNQGAVDAVPVPLHGRSHSLTLTLPALSALFLKSG from the coding sequence ATGACCATGCATTACGGGCAAGACATGACGATCGCGGAGAGCCGCCGCTTCAGCGAGGATGATCTGCACCTGTTCAATGAAGGCACGCATTTCCGGCTGTTCGACAAGCTGGGCGCGCATCCGATCGAGGTGAACGGAGGCATCGGCACCCACTTCTCGGTCTGGGCTCCCAACGCGGAGTCCGTGTCGGTGGTCGGGGATTTCAACGGGTGGGATGCCAGTCGTCATATGCTCCAGCCTTCCGGAAGCTCGGGGATCTGGGCCGGCGTGGTGCCGGGAGTCGGGAAAGGCACGCTCTATAAGTACCATATCCGCTCGCGCCACAACGGGTATCGGGTCGACAAGACCGATCCCTTCTCCTTCTTCAATGAAATCCCGCCGAAGACGGCGTCGATCGTCTGGGACTTGAATTATGACTGGCAAGACGGCGCGTGGATGGCCGGCCGCCGCAAGCATAACGCGCTGGAGGCTCCGCTCTCGATTTACGAGGTGCATCTGGGATCGTGGCGGCGGGTCCTCGCGGAAGGCAACCGGTCGCTGGGTTATCGGGAGCTGGCGGTTCCCTTGGCCGAGTATGTGCGGGACGCCGGGTTCACCCATGTGGAATTTCTCCCGCTGATGGACCATCCGTTCTTCGGATCCTGGGGGTATCAGACGACCGGATACTTTGCGCCCTCCGGCTTTTACGGCACGCCGCAGGACCTGATGTTTCTGATCGACGTGCTGCACCAGCACGGGATTGGGGTGATCCTGGACTGGGTGCCCTCCCACTTCCCGACCGACGAGCACGGGCTTGGGTTCTTCGACGGCACGCACCTCTACGAACATGCCCATCCGCACCAGGGGTACCATCCGGATTGGAACACCTTCGTCTTCAACTACGGCCGGAACGAGGTCCGGAGCTTCCTGATCAGCAGCGCGCTGTTCTGGCTGGAGGCTTACCATGCCGACGGCCTGCGGGTGGACGCGGTCGCGTCGATGCTGTACCTGGACTATTCGCGGAAAGAAGGCGAATGGATTCCGAATCAGTACGGAGGGCGGGAGAACCTGGATGCGATCGGATTCCTTCGGCGGTTGAATGAGGAAATCTATCAGCGCCATCCCGATGTGCAGACCTTCGCCGAGGAATCCACGGCCTGGCCGATGGTGTCGCGCCCGACTTACATGGGCGGCCTCGGGTTCGGCATGAAATGGGACATGGGCTGGATGCACGACACGCTCGAATACATGCAACTGGACCCGATTTACCGGAAGTTTCATCACAGTAACCTGACCTTCCGGCTGTTGTACGCGTTCCATGAAAATTTCGTCCTGCCCCTGTCCCATGACGAAGTCGTCTATGGGAAAGGGTCGCTCCTGGGAAAGATGCCCGGCGACGACTGGCAAAAGTTCGCCAACCTGCGGCTCCTGTTCGGCTACATGTTCGCCCAGCCGGCCAAAAAGCTCCTGTTTATGGGCGGCGAGTTTGGGCAATGGAGCGAATGGGCGCATGACGGGGAGTTGGAGTGGCAACTTCTCAAGGAAGCTCCGCATGCGGGCTTGCGGCAATGGGTTGCCGACTTGAATCGCGCCTATGGCGCCGAACCGGCCCTTCACGAGCGGGATCTCGACCCGGCCGGCTTTGAATGGATCGATTGCCACGATGCGGAGGCGAGCGTCATCAGCCTGCTCCGAAAGGGCAAGTCCACGGACGATCTCGTGGTCGTGGTGTGTAATTTTACGCCGGTGCCGCGGTTGAATTACCGGATCGGCGTGCCGCGCGGAGGCCGGTGGCGGGAGATCCTGAACAGCGATGCGCGGATCTACGGCGGATCGGGCTGGGGCAACCAGGGGGCCGTGGACGCGGTGCCGGTCCCGCTGCACGGCCGCTCCCATTCGCTGACCTTGACCTTGCCGGCCCTGTCGGCGCTCTTTCTCAAGAGCGGATAG
- a CDS encoding alpha-1,4-glucan--maltose-1-phosphate maltosyltransferase has product MARQSKDLKQRAPSHDRTKADQPPGGGGETRASRPDQDGRQRVVIEGVKPEIDGGRFPIKRVVGETVVVEADLFADGHDALSGVLLYRHDSSREWQETRFQFVTNDRWRASFPLNRIGVYHYAIRAWIDRFGSWQRDMKKRVAADQVSSIDLLVGARLLDESASRAQGTDADRLRRVAEQLRKEPRPSAEQLAAALGEEIGRLMAIYADRRFATTYGKELSVTVDRERARFSAWYELFPRSCAPEPGRHGTFTDCESRLPYIADMGFDVLYLPPIHPIGRTFRKGKNNDPNGGPDSVGSPWAIGSHEGGHKAIHPELGTIEDFRRLIRKAGDYGLEVALDLAFQCSPDHPYVKDHPEWFKKRPDGTIQYAENPPKKYQDIYPIDFETEQWETLWAELKRVVVYWVEQGVRIFRVDNPHTKAFCFWEWLIGEVKRDHPDVLFLSEAFTRPKVMYRLAKLGFTQSYTYFAWRTSKAELTEYLTELTRTEVREYFRPNFWPNTPDILTEQLQHGGRATFMSRLVLAATLGASYGIYGPAYELCEHRAIRPGSEEYLDSEKYEIRHWPIDRPDSLREFIGLVNRARRGNPALQCDDSLHFHRVDNEYLIVYSKHTEDRSNVILVVVNLSPHHVHAGWIDLDLDVLGLKPDQPFQVHDLLTNAYYLWAGSRNYVVVDPQSAPAQVFAVRSRLRTEQDFDYYL; this is encoded by the coding sequence ATGGCTCGGCAGAGCAAGGACCTGAAACAGCGCGCTCCATCGCATGACCGGACGAAGGCGGATCAGCCGCCGGGAGGCGGCGGCGAAACCCGCGCGAGCCGGCCGGATCAGGACGGCCGGCAACGGGTGGTGATCGAGGGGGTGAAGCCGGAGATCGACGGAGGGCGGTTTCCCATCAAGCGGGTGGTGGGGGAGACCGTGGTGGTGGAAGCCGATCTCTTTGCCGACGGGCATGACGCCCTCTCCGGCGTCCTGCTGTACCGGCATGATAGTAGCCGGGAATGGCAGGAGACGAGGTTTCAATTCGTGACCAACGACCGCTGGCGCGCCTCGTTCCCCTTAAATAGGATCGGTGTCTACCATTATGCGATTCGAGCCTGGATCGACCGGTTCGGGTCCTGGCAGCGCGACATGAAGAAGCGGGTGGCGGCGGACCAGGTGTCGTCGATCGATCTGCTCGTCGGCGCGCGCCTGCTCGACGAGAGCGCGTCCCGCGCGCAGGGCACCGACGCGGATCGGCTGCGGCGGGTCGCAGAACAGTTGCGGAAGGAGCCACGGCCTTCGGCGGAGCAGCTCGCAGCCGCGTTGGGAGAGGAGATCGGCCGGTTGATGGCGATCTATGCCGACCGGAGGTTCGCCACGACCTATGGGAAGGAACTGTCGGTGACCGTCGATCGCGAACGGGCCCGCTTCAGCGCCTGGTACGAACTATTTCCCCGCTCCTGCGCGCCGGAGCCGGGCCGGCACGGCACGTTCACGGATTGCGAGTCGCGGCTTCCCTACATCGCCGACATGGGGTTCGACGTCCTGTACCTGCCGCCCATTCACCCGATCGGGCGGACGTTCAGAAAGGGGAAGAATAACGACCCGAACGGCGGGCCTGATTCGGTCGGGAGCCCCTGGGCGATCGGCTCGCACGAGGGTGGGCACAAGGCCATCCATCCCGAGTTGGGGACGATCGAGGACTTTCGCCGTCTCATACGCAAGGCGGGGGACTACGGCTTGGAAGTCGCGCTGGACCTGGCGTTTCAATGTTCACCGGATCATCCCTACGTGAAGGACCATCCCGAATGGTTCAAGAAGCGGCCGGACGGGACGATTCAATATGCGGAGAATCCTCCGAAAAAATACCAGGACATCTATCCGATCGATTTCGAGACCGAACAGTGGGAGACGCTCTGGGCCGAGCTCAAGCGCGTCGTGGTCTATTGGGTGGAACAGGGAGTCCGGATTTTTCGGGTGGATAACCCCCACACGAAAGCCTTCTGTTTCTGGGAATGGTTGATCGGCGAGGTCAAGCGCGACCATCCGGACGTGCTGTTCCTGTCGGAAGCGTTCACGAGGCCGAAGGTCATGTACCGGCTGGCCAAGCTGGGTTTTACGCAATCCTACACCTACTTTGCCTGGCGCACGTCCAAGGCCGAGCTGACCGAGTACCTGACGGAGCTGACCAGGACGGAGGTGCGGGAATATTTCCGCCCGAATTTCTGGCCCAATACCCCGGACATTCTGACGGAACAGCTTCAGCACGGAGGACGGGCGACCTTCATGTCCCGCCTCGTGCTGGCGGCGACCTTGGGCGCGAGCTACGGCATCTATGGACCTGCCTATGAGCTCTGCGAGCATCGCGCAATCCGGCCGGGCAGCGAGGAGTATCTGGATTCCGAGAAATATGAGATCCGTCACTGGCCGATCGACCGGCCCGACAGCCTGCGCGAGTTCATCGGCCTCGTCAATCGGGCGCGCCGGGGCAACCCCGCGTTGCAATGCGACGACAGCCTGCATTTCCACCGCGTCGATAACGAGTACTTAATCGTCTACAGCAAGCACACGGAGGACCGGTCCAACGTCATCCTCGTGGTCGTGAACCTCAGCCCGCATCATGTGCATGCCGGCTGGATCGACCTCGACCTGGACGTGTTGGGACTGAAGCCGGATCAGCCGTTTCAGGTCCACGATCTGTTGACGAACGCCTACTATCTCTGGGCCGGGTCGAGAAACTATGTCGTGGTCGATCCGCAGTCGGCGCCGGCTCAGGTCTTTGCGGTCCGGTCGCGCCTCCGGACGGAGCAGGATTTCGACTATTACTTATAA
- a CDS encoding TolC family protein: MARHSRLALALCLGAQLMIGTSLQAKEGDIPSYELDTVIQLALERNPVMTEAQGLIDQSQGQQIAAGAYPNPTLYGQSGRGAIRDPSLGVELTEYAVTVGQPLEWPAKRAARQRAADAGFAGAGAGFSEKQLNLMAEVRIAFDELLFAQRQAELAQQNLAIVEDVKRIVNTRVRLGEAPQFEAIKAQVEVLKANQVVTRARNTVRATRVALDTLTVGALGRVYTIKGDFRPIPSELHLEDLVANMLKNHPSLNRLARLVERADYTVDFERQARVPNVTVGGGYWREIGREAVTANLSVPVPIWYQRKGEIASALGVRRQQEAELLRMRNELLRAVNLHYQDVQTTAELIRVFEEGLLKQAEEALRIAQFSFRQGAASLLEVLDAQRVQRQILFDYTQARYDLSISLTRLERSIGGPL; the protein is encoded by the coding sequence ATGGCTCGTCACAGCAGACTCGCGCTTGCATTGTGTTTGGGGGCTCAACTCATGATCGGGACGTCGCTCCAGGCCAAGGAGGGCGACATCCCTTCCTATGAACTCGATACGGTCATCCAACTGGCGCTGGAACGGAATCCCGTCATGACCGAGGCGCAAGGGCTCATCGATCAATCGCAAGGGCAGCAGATCGCCGCCGGGGCCTATCCGAATCCGACCCTGTACGGGCAAAGCGGACGGGGCGCCATCCGAGACCCCAGCCTGGGGGTGGAGCTGACCGAATATGCCGTGACCGTCGGACAGCCATTGGAGTGGCCGGCCAAGCGCGCCGCGCGGCAGCGGGCCGCAGACGCGGGCTTTGCCGGGGCCGGCGCCGGATTTTCGGAGAAGCAGTTGAACCTCATGGCCGAGGTGAGGATCGCCTTCGACGAGTTGTTGTTCGCCCAGCGACAGGCCGAGCTCGCTCAGCAGAACCTGGCCATCGTGGAGGACGTCAAGCGGATCGTCAATACGAGGGTGCGGCTCGGCGAGGCGCCGCAGTTTGAAGCCATCAAGGCGCAGGTGGAAGTCTTAAAGGCCAACCAGGTGGTCACGCGGGCTCGCAATACCGTCCGCGCCACCAGGGTGGCGTTGGACACTCTGACTGTCGGTGCGCTGGGGCGGGTGTATACCATCAAGGGGGACTTTCGGCCGATCCCGAGCGAACTCCACCTCGAGGACCTGGTGGCGAACATGTTGAAGAACCATCCCTCGCTCAATCGGTTGGCCAGGCTCGTGGAGCGGGCCGACTACACCGTTGACTTCGAGCGGCAGGCTCGGGTTCCCAACGTGACCGTCGGCGGAGGCTATTGGCGAGAAATCGGGCGGGAGGCGGTGACCGCGAACCTCAGCGTGCCGGTGCCGATCTGGTATCAGCGCAAGGGCGAGATCGCCAGCGCGCTCGGCGTCCGGCGCCAGCAGGAGGCCGAACTGCTCCGGATGCGCAATGAGCTGCTTCGGGCGGTGAATCTGCATTATCAGGACGTGCAGACGACGGCCGAGCTGATTCGCGTCTTCGAAGAGGGATTGCTGAAACAGGCGGAAGAAGCGTTGCGCATCGCGCAGTTCAGCTTCCGGCAGGGCGCGGCGAGCCTGCTCGAAGTGCTGGATGCGCAGCGGGTCCAGCGGCAGATTCTCTTCGATTACACGCAGGCCCGGTACGATCTGTCCATTTCGCTGACGCGCTTGGAACGGTCGATCGGCGGGCCGCTCTAA